The proteins below come from a single Dinghuibacter silviterrae genomic window:
- a CDS encoding flippase, translating into MKKNVNKYLSSYWIRSAFFSILQRFSLTFFGLVNIMVLIRVLSKPQMGTYALFLTVTTVFEMTKTGLLKNAHVRYVTNQLEEKSEIASSSMLINLTISFLFIGFVLLCGPWLGRALHTGPDLAMMLRWYIPAILLLVFFAHLEAVQQSHLDFKGVFAGYIVRQVTFFALIAGSLLLHTGLGLEQVAIFLAISVAAGTLVLYGYSRPYLFHRFNPTLTWVKRILGYGKFVFASGAVSNVFQNLDQFMMGTFLSSSAVATYYAATRINVVLDTPSFAAADILFPKSARASVDEGPDKVRYLFEKMVGILMAFTVPVSIVIILFPKVILYIVAGRAYLDAAPVLQLYMIAGLARPMQNQAANLLNSIGKPQVTLWMNILALAINLSINYLLLVKIGFYGAALGTSISSVLIVIVWYFLMRKQIGFDLRTTYGYAVETYRTIFTRGKGLLKSA; encoded by the coding sequence GTGAAAAAAAATGTGAATAAGTATTTATCCTCATATTGGATCCGATCCGCCTTTTTTTCGATCCTTCAACGTTTCTCCCTGACTTTTTTCGGCCTTGTAAACATCATGGTTTTGATCCGTGTGCTTTCGAAACCACAGATGGGGACGTATGCCTTGTTCCTGACCGTTACCACGGTCTTTGAGATGACAAAGACAGGGCTGCTCAAAAACGCCCACGTCCGCTATGTCACCAATCAACTGGAGGAGAAATCTGAAATTGCGAGCTCATCTATGCTCATCAACCTGACGATCAGCTTTTTATTTATCGGTTTTGTCCTCCTTTGCGGGCCCTGGCTGGGCCGTGCGTTGCACACGGGGCCCGACCTGGCGATGATGCTGCGGTGGTATATACCCGCTATCCTCTTGTTGGTGTTCTTTGCCCACCTGGAAGCCGTACAGCAGTCCCACCTGGACTTTAAAGGGGTCTTCGCGGGGTATATCGTGCGCCAGGTGACTTTCTTCGCCCTGATCGCGGGGTCACTGTTGTTGCATACCGGCCTTGGCCTGGAACAGGTAGCCATCTTCCTGGCGATCAGCGTCGCAGCGGGAACCCTGGTGCTTTATGGGTATTCCCGGCCCTATCTCTTTCACCGGTTCAACCCTACCCTTACCTGGGTCAAGCGGATCCTCGGCTACGGTAAATTCGTTTTTGCTTCCGGCGCCGTGTCCAACGTCTTCCAGAACCTGGACCAGTTTATGATGGGGACCTTCCTGAGCAGCTCTGCCGTGGCCACCTATTATGCGGCCACGCGGATCAATGTGGTCCTGGACACCCCGTCCTTTGCCGCCGCGGACATCCTTTTCCCCAAAAGCGCCCGGGCGTCGGTCGATGAAGGACCGGACAAGGTGCGTTACCTTTTTGAAAAAATGGTAGGCATCCTGATGGCTTTCACGGTACCCGTCTCCATCGTCATCATCCTTTTCCCAAAAGTCATCCTGTACATCGTCGCCGGAAGGGCCTACCTGGATGCCGCACCCGTCCTGCAACTGTATATGATCGCGGGGCTGGCCAGGCCGATGCAAAACCAGGCCGCCAACCTGCTGAACTCCATCGGTAAACCGCAGGTCACGCTGTGGATGAATATCCTGGCCCTGGCCATCAACCTGAGCATCAATTACCTGTTGTTGGTAAAAATCGGTTTTTACGGGGCCGCCCTGGGGACGTCGATCTCGTCTGTGCTGATCGTGATCGTATGGTATTTCCTGATGCGGAAACAGATCGGGTTTGACCTTCGGACGACTTATGGGTATGCGGTAGAAACGTACCGCACGATCTTCACCAGGGGCAAAGGCCTGCTCAAGAGCGCCTGA
- a CDS encoding PKD domain-containing protein, whose protein sequence is MKQLYCSLIAALCLWHAARSQTIVGGQQVITLPSSPWATTQALLSLPSDYDSSSTTTYPLILFLHGVGQAGTDITTMLSDQGGIPYRISTGWVPQAVNPKDGKTYKFIVVSPQSPSWSYQYQQIQFILPGILAKYRVDTTRIYITGLSAGGNGALTCITDDPHFCGKIAAVSVMSAASITSTEAAAMKNVATNYLPFWDICGTADPNGFYPPNVAYVDSVWLHNPNPTPDSTWLYNVGHSSWFQGYDPTWTGRGGHTTGINMYQWFLLWQRGNTIPWGPNVTSSTPPSPVAKTVSGNVTITLPLDSTLLNASASTPPSGGTISSYQWSVLSGPTGYTLRSPYTVQTELTNLAAGTYKVLLTVTGNLGGVGYDTVTVTVNPSTHNPPVPVITPTSTTLTLPANSTTLNGASSTDAGATISSYTWAMVSGPATPLLVNNTTSVATVSALVSGTYIFSLTLKDNLGATATGYDTVIVNNPAPSNTPPVAAVTNGSVTVNLPTDTTVLNGTPSTPPAGGTITGYQWAVLSGPAGSSLSAATSSVTTLKGLVAGVYKVSLTVTDGAGITGVDTVTVTVDTVAAGSSTCSGKRILLTQAGDGGITLQGENLAYQPGDTLVIPNTGTPYTWIDFTDLYGTATCPVTIINSGGQVHATVRFNCGNCRFVHMTGTGSAGTTYGFLLENASRTSAGIDVYGRSANVEIDHFSMHNMDYGIWVKQDQGCIDSLNYPNWIIDHISIHDNRIVGMYDEGMYLGTTDPNGTRIVTCNGTVPNPLPKPLRLSNFSIYNNYIDSTGRSGIQLSCAQTGDNEIYDNHISNSGQQLNSQQGNGISLGGYTTAHVHNNLISNTFTMGIFSLGAGLERIDHNTISLSGHLEGGSPQSASIMVDTRPTTPADSTNFIINNNTLGTNSDVNIRVYNSYATYSYANVICSNTTVGGAPATLAVPAAVHYTTNCTNLPPGNGAPVARAGGNYTITLPVDTVTLNGSGSTDATAPIIMYSWTLMSGPGKPELSNGATPTPLLSNLGVGTYKILLTVMDTSGVDAVDTATVIVNPASTAGTGPVAYAGGNDTLYLPTDSLTLNGTGSYARGGATLSSYQWKVISGPTGYVLAGATSPLVALSNMKTAGTYKVSLTVTDSKGVSASDTAVITVLPYNQIPVSVILTADTSITLPTALTLDGSHSYVVNSLISAYQWTQVSGPSTATITSSTASATTITGLVAGTYVFQLTVSDLQGQPASATITIHVAAGTGGPVANAGGNQTITLPTNSVTLNGSGSSESGTGSISSYQWTLVSGPTGYVLTNGTAVQATLGSLVAGTYKVSLTVKDNNGKTSSDTVTITVNPAPLGTPVANAGSDQAITLPLDSVSLNGSGSSENGNGNITGYQWSVASGPTGSSFSSATSVATTLRGLSAGTYDVVLTVTDNNGKTASDTMIVTVHAAVLNPVAVISNTDTVQTLPISSFVLDGSTSYAPAGTSITGYAWTQVSGPSTATLATPATATTAVSGLVAGTYVFQLTVMDGQGRTASTTIHLVVNAAVLGTPVANAGGNITITLPVNSVILNGSGSTETGGTGQIVSYNWQVTSGPRQYLLTGQTSAQASLDSLVTGTYTVVLTVTDNNGKTARDSALITVQPGVSAPVAVITADTLVTLPDSLLTLDGSQSYVTGSGTITAYDWTEIAGPTTVIQGTASGSSISVTGLAVGTYLFQLTVTTDQGQTGTATITVHVSAASTAQTISGIGIWPNPVHNNLNIRLNAKIAGQVALQVYNTSGNLVLSDGVLLDGQTTASEQLNVSNLTPGMYFLQVVTLSGKTTLKFVKH, encoded by the coding sequence ATGAAACAACTGTACTGTTCATTGATCGCCGCGCTTTGTCTTTGGCATGCGGCGCGATCACAGACCATTGTGGGGGGGCAGCAGGTGATCACGCTGCCATCGAGTCCCTGGGCGACGACCCAGGCATTGCTTTCTCTTCCGAGTGATTACGACAGCAGCAGCACCACGACTTACCCGTTGATCCTTTTTCTGCATGGCGTCGGCCAGGCAGGCACCGATATCACCACCATGCTCTCCGATCAGGGGGGCATACCTTATAGAATATCGACGGGTTGGGTTCCCCAGGCCGTCAACCCCAAGGATGGTAAAACCTACAAGTTTATCGTCGTTTCTCCACAATCACCCAGTTGGTCTTATCAATACCAGCAGATCCAGTTCATCCTGCCGGGCATCCTTGCCAAGTACAGGGTGGACACGACGCGTATATACATTACCGGTTTATCGGCGGGCGGCAACGGCGCCCTGACCTGTATTACGGACGATCCCCATTTCTGCGGCAAGATTGCTGCCGTTTCTGTGATGTCCGCGGCTTCCATTACCTCCACCGAGGCGGCGGCCATGAAGAACGTGGCGACCAACTACCTGCCTTTCTGGGATATATGCGGAACGGCGGACCCCAACGGTTTTTATCCGCCCAACGTAGCGTATGTAGACTCCGTCTGGCTGCACAACCCCAATCCTACGCCGGACTCCACCTGGTTGTATAATGTTGGACACTCTTCCTGGTTCCAGGGCTATGACCCCACCTGGACGGGTAGGGGCGGGCATACCACCGGGATCAATATGTACCAGTGGTTCCTGCTTTGGCAACGGGGGAATACCATCCCCTGGGGACCCAACGTGACCTCATCCACGCCGCCTTCACCCGTGGCCAAGACGGTGTCGGGCAATGTGACCATCACCTTACCCCTGGATTCTACTTTATTGAACGCTTCGGCTTCCACCCCTCCCAGCGGAGGGACTATATCTTCTTATCAATGGTCCGTCCTGAGCGGGCCAACCGGCTATACGCTTAGGAGTCCTTACACGGTGCAGACGGAGCTGACCAACCTGGCGGCCGGCACCTATAAGGTGCTGCTCACCGTAACAGGCAACCTGGGCGGCGTCGGCTACGATACGGTGACCGTGACGGTAAACCCGAGTACCCACAACCCGCCGGTACCGGTGATCACGCCCACCAGCACCACGCTTACCTTACCCGCGAACAGTACGACCCTGAACGGGGCTTCGTCAACGGACGCGGGCGCCACGATATCTTCTTATACCTGGGCCATGGTCAGCGGGCCCGCCACACCCTTACTCGTCAACAACACGACCTCCGTCGCGACCGTCTCGGCGCTTGTGAGCGGGACGTATATATTTTCGCTAACCCTTAAAGATAACCTCGGGGCCACCGCGACGGGGTACGATACCGTCATCGTCAACAACCCGGCCCCGTCCAATACGCCACCCGTGGCGGCGGTGACCAACGGCTCCGTCACCGTCAATTTGCCAACGGATACCACCGTCCTGAACGGGACGCCCTCCACACCACCCGCCGGGGGGACCATCACGGGTTACCAATGGGCGGTGCTGAGCGGGCCCGCCGGCTCATCCCTGAGCGCCGCGACCAGCTCGGTGACGACCCTCAAGGGGCTGGTGGCCGGTGTGTATAAGGTGTCCCTGACCGTCACCGACGGCGCCGGCATCACAGGCGTGGACACCGTCACGGTGACGGTCGATACCGTGGCCGCCGGCTCTTCCACCTGCAGCGGCAAACGCATCCTCCTCACCCAGGCCGGGGACGGCGGGATCACGCTTCAGGGCGAGAACCTGGCCTACCAGCCCGGCGACACGCTGGTCATACCGAATACCGGCACGCCCTATACCTGGATCGACTTTACCGACCTTTATGGAACGGCGACCTGTCCCGTGACCATCATCAACAGCGGCGGCCAGGTCCATGCTACGGTCCGTTTCAATTGCGGCAACTGCCGCTTTGTCCACATGACGGGTACCGGCAGCGCCGGGACGACCTACGGCTTCCTCCTGGAAAATGCGTCCAGGACCAGCGCCGGTATCGACGTCTACGGACGCTCGGCCAATGTGGAGATCGACCACTTCAGCATGCATAACATGGATTACGGCATCTGGGTCAAACAGGACCAGGGCTGTATCGACTCACTCAACTATCCCAATTGGATCATCGATCATATCTCCATACACGACAACCGGATTGTGGGTATGTATGATGAAGGGATGTACCTCGGCACCACCGATCCCAACGGGACCCGCATCGTGACCTGTAACGGCACGGTGCCCAATCCCCTGCCCAAACCGCTTCGCCTCTCGAACTTCTCTATATATAATAATTACATAGACAGCACCGGCCGCTCGGGTATCCAGTTGTCCTGCGCCCAGACCGGGGACAACGAGATCTATGACAACCACATCAGCAATTCCGGGCAACAGCTCAACAGCCAGCAGGGGAACGGGATCAGCCTCGGGGGGTACACCACCGCCCACGTCCACAACAACCTGATCAGCAATACGTTCACCATGGGGATCTTCTCCCTGGGGGCGGGACTTGAGCGGATCGATCACAATACCATCAGCCTTAGCGGTCACCTGGAGGGTGGGTCTCCCCAGTCCGCCAGCATCATGGTGGATACACGCCCGACCACGCCCGCGGACAGCACGAACTTTATCATCAACAACAATACCCTGGGGACCAATTCGGACGTCAACATCCGGGTCTACAACAGCTACGCCACGTACTCCTACGCGAACGTGATCTGTAGCAATACGACCGTCGGCGGCGCCCCGGCCACCCTTGCCGTACCCGCGGCCGTCCATTATACGACCAACTGTACAAACCTTCCCCCGGGAAACGGAGCACCCGTCGCAAGGGCGGGCGGTAATTATACCATAACACTTCCCGTCGATACGGTGACCCTGAACGGTTCGGGATCGACCGACGCTACCGCGCCCATTATCATGTATTCGTGGACGCTCATGAGCGGACCCGGGAAACCGGAGCTGTCTAACGGCGCCACGCCCACGCCCCTCCTGTCGAACCTGGGTGTCGGCACCTACAAAATACTGCTGACCGTCATGGATACCTCCGGCGTGGACGCCGTAGATACCGCCACGGTCATCGTCAACCCCGCTTCCACCGCGGGTACCGGCCCGGTAGCCTATGCAGGGGGGAACGACACCCTGTACCTGCCCACCGATTCGCTGACCCTCAACGGCACGGGCAGCTATGCCCGGGGCGGCGCGACCCTGTCGTCTTACCAATGGAAGGTCATCAGCGGTCCTACCGGTTATGTGCTGGCGGGTGCGACGAGTCCGCTTGTGGCGTTGTCTAATATGAAAACAGCCGGGACGTACAAAGTGTCCCTGACGGTCACGGACAGCAAGGGCGTATCCGCTTCGGATACCGCCGTGATCACCGTTCTTCCCTACAACCAGATACCGGTGTCGGTCATCCTCACGGCCGATACCTCCATCACGCTGCCCACGGCACTGACCCTGGACGGCAGCCACTCTTACGTCGTCAATTCGCTTATATCCGCCTATCAATGGACCCAGGTGTCCGGCCCCAGCACGGCAACGATTACATCGTCCACCGCGTCGGCGACGACCATTACGGGCCTGGTAGCGGGTACCTATGTCTTCCAGCTCACCGTGTCGGACCTGCAGGGACAACCCGCTTCGGCAACGATCACCATCCACGTGGCCGCGGGCACGGGCGGACCGGTCGCCAACGCCGGCGGCAATCAAACGATCACCCTGCCCACCAACTCGGTCACCCTGAACGGTTCCGGTTCCAGCGAATCCGGTACGGGAAGCATTTCCTCCTATCAATGGACTTTGGTCAGCGGACCAACCGGCTATGTACTGACCAACGGCACGGCCGTCCAGGCAACGCTCGGCAGTCTGGTAGCGGGGACCTATAAGGTATCCCTGACCGTCAAGGACAACAACGGCAAGACGTCTTCCGATACGGTCACGATTACGGTCAACCCGGCCCCCCTGGGTACACCGGTGGCCAATGCGGGTAGTGACCAGGCGATCACCCTGCCCCTAGATTCGGTGAGTTTAAACGGCTCCGGTTCCAGCGAGAATGGCAACGGAAACATCACGGGTTATCAATGGAGCGTCGCCAGCGGGCCCACCGGGTCATCGTTTAGCAGCGCGACCAGCGTGGCGACGACCTTGCGCGGTTTGTCCGCGGGGACCTATGATGTCGTGCTTACCGTGACCGACAATAACGGCAAAACCGCCAGCGATACGATGATAGTGACCGTTCACGCGGCGGTACTGAACCCTGTAGCGGTTATTTCCAATACAGACACTGTACAAACCCTTCCCATTTCCAGTTTTGTCCTGGATGGTTCGACGTCATACGCACCCGCCGGCACCAGTATTACAGGCTATGCCTGGACGCAGGTATCCGGTCCATCCACGGCAACGCTGGCCACGCCGGCCACCGCCACGACGGCGGTCAGCGGCCTGGTTGCGGGTACGTATGTATTTCAGCTGACGGTCATGGACGGACAAGGCAGGACCGCATCCACCACCATCCACCTGGTGGTCAACGCGGCCGTTTTAGGTACACCGGTGGCCAACGCCGGCGGCAATATCACCATTACCCTCCCCGTCAATTCGGTAATCCTGAATGGATCGGGTTCTACCGAAACCGGCGGCACCGGGCAGATCGTCTCCTACAACTGGCAGGTAACTTCAGGCCCACGTCAATACCTCCTGACCGGGCAAACCTCGGCACAGGCAAGCCTGGACAGCCTGGTCACGGGCACCTATACGGTCGTCCTGACGGTCACCGACAACAATGGCAAAACCGCGCGTGACAGCGCGCTGATCACGGTTCAACCGGGTGTGTCCGCTCCCGTGGCCGTCATCACTGCCGATACCCTGGTTACCTTACCCGACAGCCTGCTGACGCTCGACGGCTCGCAATCTTATGTGACCGGTTCCGGTACGATTACCGCTTATGACTGGACGGAGATCGCCGGTCCCACTACGGTCATACAGGGGACTGCCAGCGGTTCGTCGATCAGTGTCACGGGTTTGGCCGTAGGAACCTACCTCTTCCAACTCACCGTCACGACCGATCAGGGACAAACGGGGACGGCCACTATAACGGTCCACGTATCCGCCGCGAGTACCGCCCAGACGATTTCGGGGATCGGTATCTGGCCCAACCCGGTACACAATAACCTCAACATCCGGCTCAACGCGAAGATCGCCGGCCAGGTGGCGCTACAGGTATACAACACGAGCGGCAACCTGGTTCTTTCGGATGGCGTCTTACTCGATGGGCAGACCACGGCGTCGGAACAGTTGAACGTGAGCAACCTCACCCCGGGCATGTATTTCCTCCAGGTGGTAACGCTCAGTGGCAAGACGACCTTGAAGTTTGTCAAACACTAG
- a CDS encoding HAD family hydrolase has product MTNHDMVTAYSHSAIAFFDFDGTITTKDTLAELLKFKVGRVKYYIGLVFLSPVLVLYKLGLLSNHNAKEIMLGYFLKGEPAAEFNALCREFAETRLPALFRKGALSEIRRHLQNNTQVVIVTASPENWVQPWCQQFNLECIATKLKVRNGRMTGKIAGQNCAGEEKVKLILKRYNLSYYTKIYAYGDTPGDLPMLSLATDSYYKPFKERAY; this is encoded by the coding sequence ATGACGAACCACGATATGGTCACCGCTTACTCCCATAGCGCCATTGCCTTTTTCGACTTCGACGGCACGATCACCACAAAGGATACGCTGGCGGAGCTGTTGAAGTTCAAGGTGGGGCGTGTCAAATACTATATAGGATTGGTCTTTCTTTCCCCGGTCCTGGTACTGTACAAGCTGGGGCTTTTATCCAACCATAACGCCAAGGAGATCATGCTGGGCTACTTTCTGAAGGGGGAGCCGGCGGCGGAATTCAACGCGCTGTGCAGGGAGTTTGCGGAGACGCGGTTGCCCGCGCTCTTCCGTAAGGGGGCGTTGTCGGAGATCCGGCGGCACCTTCAAAACAACACCCAGGTCGTCATCGTCACGGCGTCCCCGGAGAACTGGGTCCAGCCTTGGTGCCAGCAGTTCAACCTGGAATGCATCGCCACGAAATTGAAGGTGCGCAACGGGCGGATGACGGGCAAGATCGCCGGCCAGAACTGTGCCGGGGAAGAGAAAGTCAAGCTCATCCTGAAACGCTATAACCTTTCTTACTATACAAAAATATACGCGTACGGAGACACACCCGGCGACCTGCCGATGTTGTCGCTGGCGACCGATAGTTATTATAAGCCATTTAAGGAACGGGCGTACTGA
- a CDS encoding SDR family oxidoreductase, translating into MPTALILGAGSDMAVAIARRLAERKYDLVLAGRDMELLGTLQKDLQIRNGVQVTTATFDARNYDSHPAFYAANKADLCVCAFGYLGDQDKGMTDWTEAERILATNYTGAVSILNVVAEDYIKRQTGTIIGISSVAGDRGRGSNYLYGSAKAGFTAYLSGLRNRAFKTGVTVITVKPGFAATRMTAHLTLPPALTASPEQVAAAVIKGIDGKKNTVYVKGLWKWIMLAIRMIPENVFKKMNL; encoded by the coding sequence ATGCCCACAGCACTCATCTTAGGCGCCGGCTCGGACATGGCAGTAGCCATTGCCCGCCGGCTGGCAGAACGGAAATACGACCTTGTCCTGGCGGGCAGGGATATGGAATTGCTCGGCACGCTGCAAAAGGACTTGCAGATCCGCAACGGCGTGCAAGTCACGACGGCCACGTTCGACGCGCGCAACTATGACAGCCACCCGGCGTTCTACGCGGCGAATAAAGCGGACCTATGCGTCTGCGCCTTCGGCTACTTAGGCGACCAGGACAAGGGCATGACCGACTGGACAGAAGCGGAGCGCATCCTGGCAACGAACTATACCGGGGCGGTATCCATCCTGAACGTCGTGGCGGAAGACTACATAAAGCGCCAAACGGGAACGATCATCGGCATCAGCTCCGTAGCCGGTGACCGGGGACGGGGCAGCAATTACCTGTATGGCAGCGCCAAGGCAGGTTTCACCGCCTACCTGTCTGGCCTGAGAAACCGTGCCTTTAAAACCGGTGTGACGGTGATCACGGTCAAACCGGGCTTTGCCGCCACGCGCATGACGGCCCACCTGACCCTGCCACCCGCCCTGACCGCCAGCCCGGAACAGGTAGCGGCGGCCGTGATCAAGGGGATCGACGGAAAAAAGAACACGGTGTATGTAAAGGGTCTCTGGAAATGGATCATGCTGGCGATCCGGATGATCCCCGAAAACGTTTTTAAGAAAATGAACCTATGA
- a CDS encoding FAD-binding oxidoreductase: MKKSIANWGNYPIMESEEGTFRTIGELKSLLDTDRAVIARGNGRCYGDASLSDVTVCTLKYDKITDFDTTTGIITCQSGVTLDQLLEVIVPKGWFLPVTPGTKFVTIGGMVASDVHGKNHHVDGAFSRHILELDLLTSTGEIVTCSRTHLPDLLEATCGGMGLTGVILSVRFQLKAIETSYISQHRIKADNLEELLELFEKYKDVTYSVAWIDCLKKGKGFGRSILLMGEHAKRAELKSGADPLQLPPKKSIPFPITLPSWVLNNFTVKAFNFLYYHKAFRKEARSVIPYEPFFYPLDAILHWNRGYGKKGFVQYQFVVPIAQKAGLIDILKRISDKGWGSFLAVLKVFGAQDTGISFPMEGYTLALDFPVRDGLFPFLEELDQVVLQYGGRIYLSKDARMSARTYRSGYESAAGEFEQRVHKYNPEQKFRSVQSARLAITR, translated from the coding sequence ATGAAGAAAAGCATAGCAAACTGGGGCAACTACCCCATCATGGAAAGCGAGGAAGGTACATTCCGCACGATCGGGGAGCTCAAAAGCCTTCTCGATACGGATCGCGCCGTCATCGCCCGGGGCAACGGCCGTTGCTACGGGGACGCCTCGCTGTCGGACGTCACGGTGTGTACCCTGAAGTATGACAAGATCACGGATTTCGATACAACGACGGGGATCATCACCTGTCAGTCGGGGGTGACTCTGGACCAGCTCCTGGAGGTCATCGTACCGAAGGGGTGGTTCCTCCCGGTGACACCCGGGACGAAATTCGTCACGATCGGGGGCATGGTGGCCTCCGACGTACATGGCAAGAACCACCACGTAGACGGCGCTTTTTCCCGGCACATCCTGGAGCTGGACCTGCTGACGAGCACGGGAGAGATCGTGACCTGCAGCCGGACCCACCTCCCGGACCTGTTGGAAGCCACCTGCGGCGGGATGGGGCTGACGGGCGTAATCCTAAGCGTGCGCTTCCAGTTGAAGGCCATCGAAACCTCGTATATCAGCCAGCACCGCATAAAGGCGGACAACCTCGAAGAACTTCTTGAACTGTTTGAAAAATACAAGGACGTTACGTATTCGGTCGCGTGGATTGATTGTTTGAAAAAAGGAAAAGGCTTTGGGCGGAGCATCCTGCTGATGGGCGAGCACGCGAAACGCGCGGAACTGAAGAGCGGTGCGGACCCGCTACAACTCCCCCCGAAGAAAAGTATCCCCTTCCCCATCACGCTCCCGAGCTGGGTGCTGAACAATTTTACCGTAAAGGCCTTTAATTTCCTTTACTATCATAAGGCCTTCCGCAAGGAAGCCCGTTCGGTGATCCCGTACGAGCCCTTCTTTTATCCCCTGGACGCGATCCTGCACTGGAACCGGGGATATGGCAAAAAAGGGTTCGTACAATACCAGTTCGTCGTACCCATCGCCCAAAAGGCGGGTCTGATCGACATCCTGAAGCGCATCAGCGACAAGGGCTGGGGATCGTTCCTGGCGGTGTTGAAAGTATTCGGGGCACAGGACACCGGTATTTCTTTCCCCATGGAAGGCTACACGCTGGCCCTGGACTTCCCGGTCCGGGACGGGTTATTCCCGTTCCTGGAGGAGCTGGACCAGGTGGTGTTGCAATACGGCGGCCGCATCTACCTCTCCAAGGACGCGCGGATGTCCGCGCGGACCTACCGGAGTGGCTATGAAAGTGCTGCCGGCGAATTCGAACAACGAGTACATAAATATAACCCGGAACAAAAATTCAGATCGGTTCAATCGGCCCGGCTCGCGATCACGCGGTAA
- a CDS encoding decaprenyl-phosphate phosphoribosyltransferase translates to MLTSSQTIARPALLPYIRLMRLHHWVKNAFLFLPMFFAGEMFHLDLLLHTFLGFLAFGLVASSIYILNDFMDREADRQHPVKCKRPLASGEVPAGLGLALGAVCLVGGVLIALNIKEKFLFVLMIYFFMNLGYSLGLKNISILDVFILALGFVLRIKAGGVITHIAISQWLMIMIFLLAIFMAVAKRRDDILIKLSSGKDMRKSIKGYNLEFMNVTMSLIAAIIIVAYLMYTISPEVMAQWKTYRLYYTTMFVIAGLLRYLQITFVENNTGSPTKLLLKDRFLQVTLLLWCASFYTIIYLPDLSLFK, encoded by the coding sequence ATGCTTACCTCCAGTCAAACCATCGCTAGACCCGCCCTCCTACCCTATATCCGGCTGATGCGCCTGCACCACTGGGTAAAGAACGCCTTTCTTTTCCTGCCGATGTTTTTCGCGGGGGAAATGTTCCATCTGGACCTGCTTCTGCATACGTTTTTGGGGTTCCTGGCCTTTGGGCTGGTGGCCAGCAGCATCTATATCCTGAATGACTTTATGGACCGGGAGGCCGACCGGCAACACCCGGTGAAGTGCAAACGGCCGCTTGCCTCGGGGGAAGTGCCCGCGGGTCTGGGCCTGGCCCTGGGCGCTGTCTGCCTGGTGGGGGGTGTGCTGATCGCGCTGAACATCAAAGAAAAGTTCCTGTTTGTACTGATGATCTATTTCTTCATGAACCTGGGATATTCCCTGGGGTTGAAGAACATTTCCATTCTTGACGTGTTCATACTCGCGCTGGGGTTTGTTTTACGTATAAAGGCCGGGGGGGTGATCACGCACATCGCCATTTCGCAATGGCTGATGATCATGATCTTCCTCCTGGCCATCTTTATGGCGGTGGCCAAACGGCGGGACGACATCCTGATCAAGCTGTCTTCCGGCAAGGACATGCGCAAATCGATCAAAGGATACAACCTGGAGTTCATGAACGTCACCATGTCGCTGATCGCGGCGATCATCATCGTGGCGTACCTGATGTACACGATCTCCCCCGAGGTGATGGCGCAGTGGAAAACCTACCGGCTCTATTATACGACGATGTTTGTGATCGCGGGGCTGTTGCGGTATCTTCAGATCACCTTCGTGGAAAATAATACGGGGTCGCCGACAAAACTGCTGCTGAAGGACCGGTTTCTGCAAGTGACGCTGCTGTTGTGGTGCGCGAGTTTTTATACGATCATCTACCTGCCGGACCTGAGCCTCTTTAAATGA